The Oceanisphaera avium genome includes a region encoding these proteins:
- a CDS encoding DNA topoisomerase III — MMLYIAEKPSVGRAVADVLPKPHQKGDGFIKVANGDVVTWCIGHLLEQAEPQAYNADYKKWRKEHLPIVPDVWQHSVKAATKKQFNVVKKLVKQADTLVNMGDPDRVGQILVDEIINYCQVPKAKRAAALRCLINDMNPEAIKRSLQDLRPNTDFIPLATSALARARADWLYGINMTRLCTLQGQAAGYQGVLSVGRVQTPILGLVVHRDLEIENFISAPFYEVFITLQTTTNETYIAKWQPSLACKPYMDEEGRVLLKKLAQTVLSKVTGQPGQVTAVSESIKKQAPPLPYNLSALQIDAAKRFNLTAQKTLDICQQLYERHKLITYPRSDCRYLPSGHYQDKHHVSQAIGHTSRALADAAANADLSLKSKAWNDGKVGAHHAIIPTSRKLDGSRLSGDELKIYELVARQYLMQFYPPFQYQEKQIDTQVAGGLFISRQKEVVSKGWKALFPERTTKGKTNSEDAEFSDVKLPEVKKGQDVQCIDGRLDEKQTSPPRHFTDATLLAAMTGIARYVSDPEIKKVLRETDGLGTEATRAGIIELLFKREFLVKSGKEIHATEVGRRLILSLPPIMALPDMTAHWESQLEAIAEKRISYQQFMSPLLEGLNVLINQVDNIVFTGLKGHGQPFRKKRKSKAASPRRRAKQRD; from the coding sequence GTGATGCTTTATATAGCGGAAAAGCCCAGTGTAGGGCGAGCTGTAGCTGACGTGCTACCTAAGCCACATCAAAAAGGCGATGGCTTTATTAAAGTGGCGAATGGGGATGTAGTAACTTGGTGTATAGGGCATTTATTGGAGCAAGCCGAGCCCCAAGCTTATAACGCTGACTATAAAAAATGGCGTAAAGAACATTTACCTATAGTGCCTGATGTTTGGCAGCACAGTGTTAAGGCTGCGACAAAAAAGCAATTTAACGTCGTTAAAAAGCTGGTTAAACAAGCGGACACCTTAGTTAATATGGGGGATCCCGATCGCGTAGGGCAAATACTAGTTGATGAAATCATTAATTATTGCCAAGTGCCTAAAGCTAAGCGAGCGGCCGCGCTGCGTTGTTTAATTAATGATATGAATCCTGAGGCCATTAAGCGCTCTTTACAAGACTTACGGCCAAATACTGACTTTATACCACTGGCTACCTCTGCACTGGCGCGGGCGCGCGCCGATTGGCTGTATGGCATTAATATGACTCGCCTTTGTACTTTGCAAGGTCAGGCGGCAGGATATCAAGGCGTGCTGTCGGTAGGGCGAGTACAAACCCCCATTCTAGGCTTGGTCGTGCATCGCGATCTGGAGATTGAAAACTTTATCTCTGCGCCTTTTTATGAGGTCTTTATTACGCTGCAAACTACGACTAATGAAACCTATATCGCCAAGTGGCAGCCAAGCCTTGCCTGTAAGCCTTATATGGACGAAGAGGGGCGTGTATTATTAAAAAAACTTGCCCAAACCGTGCTCAGTAAAGTTACAGGTCAACCAGGACAAGTGACGGCCGTGTCTGAGAGCATAAAAAAACAAGCGCCGCCTTTGCCTTATAATTTATCGGCTTTACAAATTGATGCCGCTAAGCGCTTTAACTTAACGGCGCAAAAAACGCTAGATATTTGTCAGCAGCTTTATGAACGCCATAAGCTTATTACCTATCCGCGTTCAGATTGTCGTTATTTGCCCAGTGGCCATTATCAAGACAAGCACCACGTTAGCCAAGCGATTGGCCACACCAGCCGCGCCCTTGCCGATGCGGCGGCTAATGCCGACTTAAGCCTTAAATCTAAGGCGTGGAATGATGGCAAGGTGGGGGCGCACCATGCCATTATCCCTACCAGCCGCAAGCTGGATGGCAGCCGGTTATCGGGGGATGAGCTAAAAATTTATGAACTCGTGGCTCGCCAATATTTAATGCAGTTTTATCCGCCTTTTCAATATCAAGAAAAGCAGATTGATACTCAAGTGGCCGGTGGCCTTTTTATTAGTCGGCAAAAGGAAGTGGTGAGCAAAGGGTGGAAGGCGCTTTTCCCCGAGCGTACCACTAAGGGGAAAACGAATAGCGAAGACGCTGAATTTTCCGACGTTAAACTGCCAGAGGTAAAAAAAGGCCAAGACGTGCAGTGTATCGATGGCCGCTTGGATGAAAAGCAGACTAGTCCACCAAGACATTTCACCGATGCCACTTTATTAGCGGCCATGACAGGCATCGCCCGCTATGTTTCGGATCCTGAGATTAAAAAAGTACTCAGAGAGACAGATGGCTTAGGCACAGAAGCTACGCGAGCGGGCATTATCGAATTGCTGTTTAAGCGAGAGTTTCTTGTAAAATCGGGTAAGGAAATTCACGCCACCGAAGTGGGACGACGCTTAATCTTATCGCTGCCGCCGATCATGGCATTGCCGGATATGACAGCTCATTGGGAGTCGCAGTTAGAAGCCATTGCCGAAAAACGCATCAGTTATCAGCAATTTATGAGCCCCCTGCTCGAGGGCTTAAATGTGTTAATTAATCAGGTAGATAACATCGTCTTTACCGGCTTAAAAGGCCACGGCCAGCCGTTTCGTAAAAAACGAAAGTCTAAGGCTGCAAGTCCCAGGCGCCGAGCTAAACAAAGAGACTAG
- a CDS encoding AAA-type ATPase lid domain-containing protein, with translation MEQGTFREDLFYRLNVMNLQLPALEERPEDIPLLARQALEQLKSRQQTPVTGFSPEALSMLASASWPGNVRQLLNVVEQAVAMASVPVIGTQLLESILADSGEDFPTFNEARAEFERLYLHKILRMTDGNVSQAAQLAGRNRTDFYKLLSRHNIEASTYKEKRQQ, from the coding sequence ATGGAGCAAGGTACATTTCGAGAAGACTTGTTCTACCGGCTAAATGTAATGAACCTGCAGTTACCAGCACTAGAAGAAAGACCTGAAGACATTCCTTTATTAGCTCGCCAAGCACTTGAACAGTTGAAAAGCCGCCAGCAAACCCCCGTCACCGGCTTTTCTCCTGAGGCGCTTTCTATGTTGGCTTCAGCGAGTTGGCCGGGCAATGTTCGCCAATTATTAAATGTGGTAGAGCAAGCGGTTGCCATGGCTTCAGTGCCGGTGATTGGCACTCAGTTACTTGAAAGTATCTTAGCGGACAGTGGTGAGGATTTCCCTACCTTTAATGAAGCTAGAGCCGAATTTGAGCGGCTCTATTTACATAAAATATTACGCATGACAGATGGTAACGTCAGCCAAGCCGCACAATTAGCGGGGCGCAACCGGACTGATTTTTATAAACTATTAAGCCGGCATAATATTGAAGCCAGTACTTATAAAGAAAAGCGCCAACAGTAA
- a CDS encoding sensor histidine kinase, translated as MSSAIRGFIPRSLLRLVLVAFTLVLLPLILLVIQNGRSLERVILSAQAGIESSVVDTRRATDLNDLALEMERAIRRYAVLESPEIRESYLRLLERYRIELEQLLTSIDGADLGISLQHQLIYLVDLAQASADEIRERVVIFNAFSSATLALDKLTRAQIDERIQEERDHVIVVRHQLWWLSGALGGASLLLALLFTYLIIRPVRQLEKRILNLGAGVEPETKPIRGPAELVELGDKLQWLHLRLRELEAQKLQFLRHLSHELKTPLASLREGADLLLEQVTGPLTLEQNEICELLVHNSFRLQELIEQLLDYNRIQQVQVYKEDVDIVPLVEQSLEAHKLTIENKSLQVNLALIDECPLADGHRLKLVLDNLISNAVNYADPGGVLQIISHRREPQAEYVLTVANTGQPIPEADKERIFEPFVQGNQVRKGVLKGSGIGLSIAREAALSMGGCLILDTDITELVCFELSLPNHNIKGNTDE; from the coding sequence ATGTCTTCTGCCATACGAGGATTTATCCCTCGATCTTTACTGCGCTTAGTATTGGTGGCCTTTACTTTAGTGTTATTGCCACTCATTTTATTGGTGATACAAAATGGTCGTAGCTTAGAGCGCGTCATTTTATCTGCTCAAGCAGGCATTGAAAGCTCGGTTGTGGATACCCGGCGTGCCACTGACTTGAACGATCTGGCGCTAGAAATGGAGCGGGCAATTCGCCGTTATGCGGTGCTAGAGAGTCCGGAGATCCGCGAGTCTTATTTGCGTCTGTTAGAGCGCTACCGAATTGAACTGGAACAGCTTTTGACTAGCATTGACGGCGCAGACTTAGGCATTTCTTTGCAGCATCAACTTATTTATCTGGTTGATCTTGCCCAAGCCAGTGCGGATGAAATTCGCGAGCGAGTGGTTATTTTTAATGCGTTTAGTAGTGCGACACTAGCGCTAGATAAATTAACTCGCGCCCAAATTGATGAACGAATTCAAGAAGAACGCGATCATGTCATTGTGGTTCGACATCAATTATGGTGGCTCAGTGGTGCTTTAGGTGGCGCCAGCTTGCTGTTAGCCTTGCTGTTTACTTATCTTATTATTCGCCCCGTACGCCAGCTTGAAAAAAGGATTTTGAACTTAGGGGCAGGGGTGGAGCCTGAGACTAAACCAATACGTGGGCCCGCTGAATTGGTGGAGCTTGGCGATAAGCTGCAATGGCTGCATTTACGCTTGCGAGAATTGGAAGCGCAAAAATTACAATTTTTACGCCATCTTTCTCACGAATTAAAAACACCTCTGGCCAGTCTGCGCGAAGGGGCAGATTTGTTATTGGAGCAAGTAACAGGGCCGCTCACTCTAGAACAAAATGAGATTTGTGAGCTGTTAGTCCATAATAGCTTTCGTTTGCAAGAGCTGATTGAACAGTTGCTAGACTATAACCGTATTCAACAAGTTCAAGTTTATAAAGAAGACGTGGATATAGTGCCGCTGGTAGAGCAAAGCTTAGAAGCTCACAAATTAACGATTGAGAATAAAAGTCTACAAGTTAATCTCGCCTTGATTGATGAGTGCCCCCTTGCCGATGGTCATCGTTTAAAGCTGGTACTCGATAATTTAATCTCAAATGCGGTGAACTATGCAGATCCTGGCGGTGTGCTACAAATTATTTCTCACCGCCGTGAGCCACAAGCTGAATATGTACTGACGGTCGCTAATACCGGCCAACCCATTCCAGAGGCCGATAAGGAGCGAATTTTTGAACCTTTTGTGCAAGGAAATCAAGTAAGAAAAGGGGTATTGAAAGGTTCAGGGATTGGACTCAGTATTGCTCGAGAGGCGGCCTTAAGCATGGGTGGCTGCCTGATTTTAGACACCGATATTACAGAGCTAGTTTGTTTTGAACTTAGCCTGCCAAACCATAATATAAAAGGGAATACAGATGAATAA
- a CDS encoding sigma-54 dependent transcriptional regulator, translated as MQALSQQQWEVRQSTNLVNPPPRSVMKGVNVGVIEITESAHLESIEHFIRMNDAIFWVAMIDKVQLQHESVRDLLRNYFYDFHTSPPDFTRLQYVLGHALGMARLCLAQPPAQHLINTNEIILGQSHNMFELKQQLTKLSHCQLPVLITGESGTGKELVAKKLHALSECAAGPFIAVNCGALPSQLVQSELFGHEKGAFTGAAQRKIGKIEAADNGSLFLDEIGDLPLEAQVNLLRFLQEKTIERVGSHQSIHLNVRIIAATHVDLETAVKEGRFREDLYFRLNVIRLKIPPLRERGEDILLLARHFLSQQQQTQRLNFSETAEVALLQHSWPGNVRELLNRVQRATVMANGRFIQPLDLEIALAKPLSMGECLKSIREEAERGALARALNETQGKVSKVAKQLNISRATLYRLLDKHSLL; from the coding sequence GTGCAGGCGCTTAGCCAGCAACAATGGGAAGTGAGACAAAGCACTAATCTTGTCAATCCCCCGCCTAGATCTGTGATGAAAGGTGTCAACGTAGGTGTGATAGAGATTACAGAATCTGCTCATCTTGAGTCTATAGAGCATTTTATCAGGATGAACGACGCAATTTTTTGGGTGGCAATGATTGATAAAGTCCAATTACAGCATGAGTCAGTGCGTGACTTACTGAGAAACTATTTTTATGATTTTCATACTAGCCCGCCAGACTTTACCCGGCTGCAATATGTTCTTGGTCATGCACTCGGCATGGCGAGATTGTGTCTGGCTCAACCTCCTGCTCAGCATTTAATTAATACCAATGAAATTATTCTTGGTCAAAGTCATAATATGTTTGAGCTAAAGCAACAGCTAACTAAGCTTTCTCATTGCCAGTTACCGGTATTAATTACCGGTGAAAGTGGGACTGGTAAAGAGTTAGTGGCGAAAAAATTACATGCTTTATCAGAATGTGCAGCTGGTCCTTTTATTGCGGTGAACTGTGGCGCTTTGCCTAGCCAGCTGGTGCAATCTGAGTTATTTGGGCATGAAAAAGGCGCCTTTACCGGCGCTGCCCAACGCAAAATTGGTAAAATTGAAGCCGCCGATAATGGTTCTTTATTTTTAGATGAAATTGGTGATTTGCCGCTAGAGGCACAAGTTAATTTATTGCGTTTTTTACAAGAAAAAACCATAGAGCGGGTGGGATCTCACCAATCCATTCACTTAAATGTGCGCATTATTGCCGCGACTCATGTAGATTTAGAAACCGCGGTTAAAGAGGGTCGTTTTCGTGAAGATTTATATTTTCGCCTTAATGTTATTCGCTTAAAAATTCCGCCCTTGCGTGAGCGTGGTGAAGACATTCTATTGCTCGCTCGCCATTTTTTAAGTCAGCAACAACAGACACAGCGCTTAAATTTTTCTGAAACTGCCGAAGTGGCGCTTTTGCAACATAGCTGGCCTGGAAATGTACGAGAGCTATTAAATCGCGTTCAGCGAGCCACCGTGATGGCTAATGGGCGCTTTATTCAGCCTCTGGACTTAGAAATTGCGTTAGCTAAACCTTTGAGCATGGGAGAGTGTTTAAAGTCAATTCGCGAAGAAGCGGAGCGTGGGGCATTAGCGAGAGCGCTTAATGAAACACAAGGTAAGGTAAGTAAGGTAGCTAAGCAGTTAAATATTTCACGAGCCACTCTTTATCGCTTATTAGACAAGCACAGCTTGTTATAA
- a CDS encoding C39 family peptidase — protein sequence MKLILISILLFASCSTFAAHLNMTGTVPGIGGAGKKVISLAERKFIGVEQQQTDFSCGAASLATILKYSYNIKTNEKWVMDGMLAMSDPELVAQYGFSMLDMKNYVEMLGMEAKGFKVAAENIHQLTIPAIVLLNLKGFHHFVVLKKVDDEGRVYLADPALGNKVIEMEEFLAGWNNVILAVVGSGYDKHSILANPSLPLTARGRDGRFVPVSDAALMEFGFSHKDLL from the coding sequence ATGAAACTAATATTAATTAGTATCTTACTCTTTGCTTCATGCTCTACTTTTGCAGCCCACCTTAATATGACAGGTACAGTACCCGGCATAGGCGGTGCAGGTAAGAAAGTAATAAGTTTGGCAGAACGTAAATTTATTGGCGTAGAACAGCAGCAAACAGATTTCAGTTGTGGCGCAGCTTCTCTTGCGACTATCTTAAAATATTCATACAACATTAAAACTAATGAAAAGTGGGTAATGGATGGCATGTTAGCCATGTCAGATCCTGAGCTGGTTGCTCAATATGGTTTTTCAATGTTAGATATGAAAAATTATGTAGAAATGCTCGGCATGGAAGCAAAAGGCTTTAAAGTTGCTGCCGAAAATATTCACCAATTAACTATTCCCGCGATCGTGCTACTTAACTTAAAAGGCTTTCATCACTTTGTGGTCTTAAAAAAAGTGGATGATGAAGGTCGTGTATATTTAGCCGACCCAGCGCTAGGGAATAAGGTAATTGAAATGGAAGAGTTTTTAGCTGGCTGGAATAACGTCATACTGGCGGTAGTAGGCTCAGGTTATGATAAACACTCCATTTTAGCCAACCCATCATTGCCATTAACGGCTCGCGGTAGAGACGGACGTTTTGTCCCCGTATCTGATGCAGCATTAATGGAATTTGGCTTTAGCCATAAAGACTTATTGTGA
- a CDS encoding transporter family protein encodes MKKTTLTLALLGCCSTAVLAQEASLGSEEALLQQQLDNLRQQLIQQNQQLHQLQNQLVTSQAPVQTIDSSTRASGERHDPAPSRSTEDLLLEQHNVFDRKFSLDFGVSYAYYDRKQLLLRGLVVYDAIFLGKIDTDRIRSHQWTADITGRYTFNDRWQAELKIPYIYRYMDFNAADDKNLTTVASIKDGDIGDISAAVYYRLLTETNSRPDLVWNLRATAPTGRDPFGIPNTPNANTNLNDVPSKLATGTGLWGLSTGFSAVKTVDPAILFASFDYSHYLKGSFDDISAGKQQPGDVQLGDSFGYGLGIAFALSERLSLSLNFNQSFSLEAKQTDGNNNLIKVPGSNGNSATMGMGVTWAIDDNLSMVVNWAAGLTQDAPDYVVGIRLPYRF; translated from the coding sequence ATGAAAAAAACAACTTTGACCTTAGCTTTGTTAGGGTGTTGTTCAACGGCAGTATTAGCACAAGAAGCCTCTTTGGGATCCGAAGAGGCTTTATTGCAACAACAATTAGATAACTTACGCCAGCAACTAATTCAGCAAAATCAACAGTTGCATCAATTACAAAACCAATTAGTGACCAGCCAAGCGCCAGTACAAACTATTGACTCAAGTACGCGGGCTAGCGGTGAGCGCCATGATCCTGCGCCCAGCCGCTCTACAGAAGACTTATTACTCGAGCAACATAATGTATTCGACCGTAAATTTAGCCTAGATTTTGGTGTAAGCTATGCCTATTACGATCGTAAACAACTATTACTGCGTGGCCTAGTCGTTTATGACGCGATATTTCTTGGAAAAATTGATACCGATCGTATTCGCTCTCACCAATGGACCGCCGATATTACTGGGCGTTATACTTTTAACGACAGATGGCAGGCTGAACTAAAAATTCCTTATATTTACCGTTATATGGACTTTAACGCCGCGGATGACAAAAACCTCACCACAGTAGCAAGTATAAAAGATGGCGATATTGGAGATATCAGTGCCGCTGTTTATTATCGTTTATTAACTGAAACGAATAGCCGCCCAGATTTAGTCTGGAACCTAAGAGCCACCGCACCCACAGGGCGGGATCCTTTTGGCATTCCAAATACTCCTAACGCCAACACTAATTTAAACGATGTTCCTTCCAAACTTGCCACTGGTACCGGTTTATGGGGACTGTCCACCGGTTTTTCAGCCGTTAAAACCGTGGACCCGGCCATTTTATTTGCAAGCTTCGATTACTCTCATTACTTAAAAGGTAGCTTCGACGATATTTCTGCAGGCAAGCAACAGCCTGGCGATGTGCAACTAGGTGATTCTTTTGGCTATGGGCTTGGCATCGCTTTTGCTTTGAGTGAGCGCTTAAGTTTATCGCTTAACTTTAATCAAAGTTTCAGCTTGGAAGCCAAACAGACAGATGGGAACAATAACTTAATTAAAGTACCCGGTAGTAACGGCAACTCGGCCACTATGGGTATGGGCGTTACTTGGGCTATTGATGATAACTTATCCATGGTCGTGAACTGGGCGGCAGGCTTAACCCAAGATGCACCGGATTATGTAGTGGGTATTCGACTGCCATATCGGTTTTAA
- a CDS encoding CBS domain-containing protein: MATVSEIMRRSIPLLTADMTITEALDKLLASNLSGLPVVDSQRKIIGFLSEQDCIPQLVKASYHCDSRVTVNELMYKEPLTVAPNSDVFELARLMGGPKPKIYPVVEDSKVIGIVTRHQVMQFLNEQLQNCTISF, from the coding sequence ATGGCAACGGTAAGCGAGATTATGCGGCGTAGTATACCGCTGCTAACGGCGGACATGACGATTACTGAGGCACTAGATAAACTGCTGGCCTCCAACCTCAGTGGTTTACCTGTGGTAGATAGTCAGCGCAAGATTATCGGCTTTCTTTCTGAACAAGATTGCATCCCACAATTGGTTAAAGCCAGCTATCACTGCGACAGCCGCGTGACAGTTAACGAACTCATGTATAAAGAGCCTTTAACCGTCGCCCCTAATAGTGATGTTTTTGAACTGGCTAGGCTCATGGGCGGCCCTAAGCCGAAAATTTATCCGGTGGTGGAAGATAGTAAAGTAATAGGGATTGTCACTCGTCATCAAGTTATGCAATTTCTTAACGAACAATTACAAAACTGTACTATTAGCTTTTAG
- the asnA gene encoding aspartate--ammonia ligase — protein sequence MKQSYIERQRQIRFVKEYFSNLLAEQLNLLEVQAPILSRLGDGMQDNLSGSEKAVQVKVKALPQSTFEVVHSLAKWKRHTLARFEFEPGEGIYTNMKALRPDEDSLSPIHSVYVDQWDWELVMTEQDRNTDYLKTVVNKIYSAIKQTEMAAAAQYGLTPFLPEQIHILHAEELLNRYPDLDAKGRECAIAKEFGAVFLIGIGCQLSHGDSHDMRAPDYDDWSSASEDGLCGLNGDILVWNPILENAFELSSMGIRVDQEALRYQLALMGQEDRATQEWHQALLAGELPQTVGGGIGQSRLAMLLLQLSHIGQVQCGVWPAELYHSVDAIL from the coding sequence ATGAAGCAGTCCTATATTGAACGCCAGCGCCAGATCCGTTTTGTAAAAGAGTATTTTTCTAATCTGTTGGCTGAGCAACTCAATTTATTGGAAGTGCAAGCACCTATTCTCAGCCGCCTTGGTGATGGCATGCAAGATAACTTATCTGGCTCAGAAAAAGCGGTGCAAGTAAAAGTCAAAGCTCTTCCTCAGTCTACCTTTGAAGTGGTGCATTCATTAGCAAAGTGGAAGCGCCATACGTTAGCGCGTTTTGAATTTGAGCCAGGTGAGGGTATTTATACCAACATGAAGGCGCTACGCCCTGACGAAGACAGTTTAAGCCCTATTCACTCAGTGTATGTGGATCAGTGGGACTGGGAGCTGGTAATGACGGAGCAAGACCGTAATACCGACTACCTAAAAACCGTTGTTAATAAAATTTATAGTGCAATTAAGCAAACTGAAATGGCCGCAGCCGCACAATATGGACTTACTCCCTTTTTACCTGAGCAGATCCATATTTTGCACGCTGAGGAATTATTAAATCGCTATCCGGATTTAGATGCAAAAGGCCGAGAGTGTGCTATCGCTAAAGAGTTTGGAGCCGTATTTTTAATCGGTATTGGTTGTCAATTAAGTCATGGTGACAGTCACGACATGCGCGCGCCTGATTATGATGATTGGTCAAGCGCCAGTGAAGATGGCTTATGTGGCTTAAACGGTGATATTTTAGTGTGGAACCCTATTCTAGAAAATGCCTTTGAGCTGTCTTCTATGGGGATCCGAGTTGATCAAGAAGCTTTGCGTTATCAGTTGGCGCTAATGGGACAAGAAGACAGAGCTACTCAAGAATGGCACCAAGCTTTGTTAGCCGGTGAGCTGCCGCAAACTGTGGGGGGTGGCATAGGACAGTCGCGCTTAGCGATGTTACTGCTACAGCTATCACATATTGGCCAAGTGCAATGTGGGGTGTGGCCAGCAGAGCTTTACCACTCTGTGGATGCGATTCTCTAA
- the asnC gene encoding transcriptional regulator AsnC has protein sequence MAIKRELNYQIDNLDKSILIALMDNARTAYAELAKRLAVSPGTIHVRVEKMKQAGIIEGTRVQVNAKQLGYDVCCFIGIILKSARDYPSALAKLDQLEEVVEAYYTTGQYNIFIKVMTRSIDELQQVLINRLQTIDEIQSTETLISLQQPIDRDVIP, from the coding sequence ATGGCGATAAAACGTGAGCTAAATTATCAAATCGATAATTTGGATAAGTCGATATTAATCGCGCTAATGGATAATGCCCGCACCGCCTATGCGGAGCTAGCTAAGCGACTGGCTGTTAGTCCTGGCACCATACATGTGCGAGTTGAGAAGATGAAGCAGGCAGGAATTATTGAAGGCACGCGCGTGCAAGTTAATGCTAAACAGCTCGGCTACGATGTCTGTTGTTTTATTGGCATTATCTTAAAAAGTGCTCGCGATTACCCAAGCGCCTTGGCTAAATTAGACCAACTTGAAGAAGTGGTAGAGGCTTACTACACCACGGGGCAATACAATATTTTTATTAAAGTCATGACTCGTTCTATTGATGAACTTCAGCAAGTGTTGATTAATCGTTTACAAACCATAGATGAAATCCAATCTACAGAAACGTTGATCTCACTACAACAGCCCATTGATCGGGACGTGATACCTTAA
- a CDS encoding efflux RND transporter periplasmic adaptor subunit, translating to MKYSALVLATTLLAAPTWALAENAKETSSKQVIAEQPVQQEATADIAHQHHQMLSHHGYQAHKGQGSKYHHGYQEKQMKPERFAKYLDKRLAKLDNSELKAQFIKASQARLTAQAEQAQLRMLMAKHKANQLEDKAIKEATLEKIAADYKLKQLRNQQLQDLLTKAKQ from the coding sequence ATGAAATATAGCGCGTTAGTATTAGCCACTACCTTATTAGCTGCGCCCACTTGGGCACTGGCTGAAAATGCTAAAGAAACCTCATCTAAGCAAGTTATTGCTGAACAACCGGTTCAACAAGAAGCAACTGCAGATATAGCACACCAACATCATCAGATGCTTAGCCATCACGGTTATCAGGCGCATAAAGGGCAAGGCAGCAAGTACCATCATGGCTACCAAGAAAAACAGATGAAACCAGAGCGCTTTGCCAAATACCTAGATAAGCGCTTAGCTAAACTAGATAACTCTGAGCTTAAAGCGCAATTTATTAAAGCAAGCCAAGCCCGCTTAACGGCTCAAGCCGAGCAGGCGCAGTTACGCATGCTAATGGCGAAACATAAGGCGAACCAGCTAGAAGATAAGGCCATTAAAGAAGCCACTCTAGAAAAAATTGCCGCCGATTATAAGCTCAAACAACTGCGTAATCAGCAGCTTCAAGACTTGTTGACTAAAGCAAAGCAGTAA
- a CDS encoding response regulator translates to MTQAKHLLVVDDHAEIRDLLKRFLEQHGYQISTVAEGNAMRQHLAHQQPDLIILDLMLPGDDGLTLCRELRGQGNPVPIIMLTAIGEETDRIVGLEMGADDYLPKPFNPRELLARVKAVLRRQSMVESPVEHTDSASLYFDRWCLDLNRRELRDERGITVSLSTAEFDLLRVFTQHPHHVLSRDQLLDLARGREAQAFDRAIDTLVSRLRRKLEHDSKQPTLIKTIWGGGYMLVADVRHGQ, encoded by the coding sequence ATGACTCAGGCTAAGCACTTACTGGTGGTGGATGATCACGCAGAAATTCGCGACTTACTAAAACGGTTTTTAGAACAACACGGCTATCAAATTAGTACGGTTGCTGAGGGAAATGCTATGCGCCAGCATTTAGCGCACCAGCAGCCCGATCTTATTATTCTTGATCTTATGTTGCCCGGCGATGATGGCTTAACTTTATGTCGAGAGCTGCGCGGTCAAGGCAATCCAGTGCCTATTATTATGCTAACCGCAATAGGTGAAGAAACTGATCGCATCGTGGGTTTAGAAATGGGCGCCGATGATTACTTACCTAAGCCTTTTAATCCACGAGAGTTATTAGCGCGTGTTAAAGCGGTATTAAGGCGCCAATCAATGGTAGAAAGTCCAGTAGAGCATACCGACTCTGCAAGCCTGTACTTTGATCGCTGGTGTCTAGACTTAAATCGGCGAGAGTTGCGCGACGAACGCGGCATCACCGTTAGTTTAAGCACGGCAGAATTTGATTTATTGCGAGTCTTTACTCAGCATCCTCATCATGTACTGAGTCGTGATCAACTGCTCGACTTAGCGCGAGGCCGCGAAGCCCAAGCCTTCGATAGAGCCATTGATACTTTAGTAAGCCGCTTGCGGCGCAAGCTTGAGCATGACTCTAAACAGCCCACGTTAATTAAAACTATTTGGGGTGGCGGTTATATGTTAGTTGCCGATGTACGCCATGGTCAGTAA